In the bacterium genome, TCACCCTCACCGACAAGTGTACGTTTCACGCGCTCCGACACAGTCCGCACACTGTCCGCAGCGCGGACAATGCGCCGGCCGACAATAACCCGCAACCGATTTTTCCATGACTCTGCCGCAAAGTACGGGCTGAAAAAATCTGTGTGCGCCTGCACCTGTAAGGGAATCCCAAACTTCCGCTTCAGCATATAGCCCACAATGCCGGTCTCAAAAGGATCCTGAGCGCTAATCACGTAATTTCTAATTTCTAATTTCAAATTTCTAATTATGGATTTTGCAATTTTATATGCGTCCCATAAACGCGCAATCTTCCACCGCGAATTTGTCGGGTAAAAATAAACATTTCCGATTATTTCGGATTTAGGCCTTGGAATTGGAAACTTCCTCGTTGTGAAAACGACAACGTGTAGTTCCTCAAACAGCGTGCCGTACTCAACCATCCGCCGACGAGCATCGGTGCCGTCTCCTAAAATTTTTACGTCTGTTGAGAACATTAATACCTTCATGGTCATAGGTATCGCTTCGACAAGCTCAGCAAATAATTATTTCCTGAGCGAAGTCGAAGGAATACAATAATTTAACATTAGAAATTAGATATTAGGATTTTCGAACAACCGTACGAGTTTCTCCATCATTATTTCTTTCGTGTATTGTTTCGCGTCCTCCATCGCCGTTTTCGCCAAGCGCTCACGCGCCTCCTTGTTACGCAATAAAAACTTCATCGCTTCGGCAAGCATCTCGCGGTCGTTATAGTCGAGCAATATGCCGTTGGTTTTGTCTTCAATAACTTCCGCGTTCCCTCCGACGGCAGTGGTAATAACCGGCACGCCTAAGCTCATCGCTTCAACCAGCTGATGCGAAAAACCTTCATATCCCGTGTTCAGCACAAAAAGATCTGCGCCTTTCAAGTAGCGCGCCAAGCGGTCGCGCGATAACTTTCCCATCAGCACCACGCATGAGGCGCAATGCATATGCTCAATTTTTTCTTGAAGCACGGCCTGATCGGGCCCGTCACCGACGATAAACAGTTTTGCGTCGGGGACAGTCCGCGCGACATCAAAAAACGCCTCAATGAGCGTCGCAAATCCCTTCCACGGCACGAGACGCCCCGCGGAAACAACAATTGGTCCCTTCCACCCCAACCGCTCGCGAATTTCTTTTTTTGTTTCCGCGATTACGGGTACATCAACCGCGTTATGAATGACTTGGATTTTCTCCGGCGGCACTCCCCATGTTTCCACAATTCGCTTCAAATATTCCGATGGCGCGACAATTGCAGCGGCGCGTTTTGCGGCATAGCGCTCCGCTCGGGCGAGTAAACGCACCTGCCATCGATAACGCCGACGTTCCGCAAGCGGTGCAAAATCATCAAGAAGTTCGGTGACGCCAAACCGCTGCATGCCCTGCTCCCACGCGTAATCCCCCGTCACGCGCATGATAAATGTTTTTCGGCGCAGCCGCGCCGCGAACGCCGCAATGGTTGCCGCGCCGAACGACGAATCAACGGCGTACACGACATCAAACCGCTTTGCGAGCGTGAACACCGCCAAAAAAAACCTGACGTAACGCCAAAGCTTCCCCTTCGCCGACACAAAATGCACGCCGGGAATGCTTCCCGCGCCATTGGTCAGCACCTCAACGGCAATATTCTTCTTCGGTAATTCACGGAGCATCAATTCGGCATACGTTGCCGCCCCTCCGA is a window encoding:
- a CDS encoding glycosyltransferase family 4 protein, with the protein product MTKNILIVSGIYPPEIGGAATYAELMLRELPKKNIAVEVLTNGAGSIPGVHFVSAKGKLWRYVRFFLAVFTLAKRFDVVYAVDSSFGAATIAAFAARLRRKTFIMRVTGDYAWEQGMQRFGVTELLDDFAPLAERRRYRWQVRLLARAERYAAKRAAAIVAPSEYLKRIVETWGVPPEKIQVIHNAVDVPVIAETKKEIRERLGWKGPIVVSAGRLVPWKGFATLIEAFFDVARTVPDAKLFIVGDGPDQAVLQEKIEHMHCASCVVLMGKLSRDRLARYLKGADLFVLNTGYEGFSHQLVEAMSLGVPVITTAVGGNAEVIEDKTNGILLDYNDREMLAEAMKFLLRNKEARERLAKTAMEDAKQYTKEIMMEKLVRLFENPNI